A section of the Alkalihalobacillus sp. LMS39 genome encodes:
- a CDS encoding alpha/beta hydrolase: protein MWEKMLIDTDRGKFELFVSGNGEPLCITHLYSAFDERGHTFANPFTSFYRVYLINLRGCGNSVEAETAEQFSMYNSVKDLEAIRIALGYEKWGFAGHSTGGMLALKYSILAPTSLTKMVAGGAAASKEYSSDEDCIYCNKNSNYPRVMEIIQQLNDVTTPIETRKRLSYEWSKMSFYSEGKLKKALQIPSSGKTVGARLEYFIKKEIPTFDLRESLVNITIPSYIYSGKYDAQCPYKYGVEIANLIPGAKFTTFERSNHNPFVEEVGKFKQFVQSTL, encoded by the coding sequence TCAGGGAACGGTGAACCTTTGTGCATAACTCATTTATATAGTGCCTTTGACGAGCGTGGTCACACTTTTGCCAATCCATTTACATCATTCTACCGAGTATACTTAATCAATCTTCGTGGCTGTGGCAATTCTGTCGAGGCAGAAACAGCAGAACAGTTTAGTATGTATAATTCGGTGAAGGATTTAGAGGCTATTAGAATAGCCTTAGGTTATGAAAAATGGGGTTTTGCAGGGCATTCAACAGGGGGAATGCTTGCTTTAAAATATTCTATATTAGCACCAACTTCCCTAACAAAAATGGTTGCAGGAGGAGCCGCAGCAAGTAAAGAATATAGTTCAGATGAAGATTGCATATATTGTAATAAAAACTCAAATTACCCTCGTGTAATGGAGATTATTCAACAATTAAATGATGTAACAACTCCAATTGAAACTCGTAAACGATTAAGTTATGAATGGAGTAAAATGTCATTTTATTCAGAAGGAAAACTTAAAAAGGCGTTACAAATTCCGAGTAGTGGTAAAACAGTTGGTGCCCGTCTTGAATATTTTATAAAAAAAGAAATTCCAACTTTTGATTTAAGAGAATCATTAGTTAACATAACGATTCCAAGTTATATTTATTCGGGCAAATACGATGCGCAATGCCCATATAAATATGGAGTAGAAATTGCCAACCTAATACCAGGTGCAAAATTTACAACATTTGAAAGAAGTAACCATAATCCTTTTGTTGAGGAGGTAGGGAAATTCAAACAATTTGTTCAGTCAACTTTATAG
- a CDS encoding PadR family transcriptional regulator, whose product MAKQQMDPTLLILTSLAESSKHGYLIMEDIEVNYQYSMGAGTLYGALKRLEDKGYIKALEGDKKRRPYELTMQGKQFLQDQLNMMERIITIGNRRLGLL is encoded by the coding sequence ATGGCGAAACAACAAATGGACCCTACTTTGCTAATACTAACAAGTTTGGCGGAAAGCTCTAAACATGGTTACCTCATTATGGAGGATATTGAGGTCAATTATCAGTACTCAATGGGAGCTGGAACATTATATGGGGCTTTAAAAAGATTAGAAGATAAAGGATACATAAAAGCACTTGAAGGGGATAAAAAACGAAGACCTTACGAACTGACTATGCAAGGAAAACAATTTCTTCAAGATCAATTAAATATGATGGAGAGAATTATAACAATAGGAAACAGGAGGTTAGGATTATTATGA
- a CDS encoding DUF4017 family protein has protein sequence MGTILYSVLIYAIVLCLTLLIPASEGYNEIYWKLLVGQVYAIPAFILVFFLLSLRNKILKLK, from the coding sequence GTGGGTACTATCCTATATTCAGTTCTCATTTATGCAATTGTCCTATGTTTAACGTTATTAATACCTGCATCAGAAGGATATAACGAAATCTATTGGAAACTGTTAGTTGGTCAAGTTTATGCGATTCCTGCATTTATACTCGTATTTTTCCTGCTTTCTCTGCGAAACAAGATCTTGAAACTAAAATGA